The following coding sequences are from one Ochotona princeps isolate mOchPri1 chromosome 8, mOchPri1.hap1, whole genome shotgun sequence window:
- the PUS10 gene encoding tRNA pseudouridine synthase Pus10 isoform X3 gives MERGTICSDCFKPAKNKQSVFTRMAVMKALNKITEEDFRKQFPCPPKSPKAVCTVLEIECAHGAVFVAGRYNKYSRNLPQTPWIIDGERKLESSVEELISDHLLTEFKAESFNFSSSGREDVDVRTLGNGRPFAVELVNPHRVHFTSQEIKELQQKINKSSNKIQVRDLQLVTREAIGHMKEGEEEKTKTYSALIWINKTIQKKDIEFLDNIKDLKIDQKTPLRVLHRRPLAVRTRVIHSMETHYVDEHHFRLFLKTQAGTYIKEFVHGDFGRTKPNIGSLMSVTADILELDVESVDVDWPPALED, from the exons ATGGAAAG AGGTACGATATGCTCAGATTGTTTCAAACCAGCAAAAAATAAACAG TCGGTATTCACTAGGATGGCAGTTATGAAAGCTTTGAATAAGATAACAGAAGAGGATTTCCGGAA gCAGTTCCCTTGTCCTCCAAAGTCACCAAAGGCTGTATGCACTGTTCTTGAAATTGAATGTGCTCATGGTGCTGTTTTTGTGGCTG GGAGATATAATAAATACTCCAGGAACCTACCACAAACTCCTTGGATCATTGATGGAgaaaggaagctggagtcatCAGTGGAAGAATTAATTTCAGATCATCTGCTgacagaattcaaagcagaga GTTTTAATTTTTCATCCTCTGGAAGAGAAGATGTGGATGTGAGAACATTAGGAAATG GAAGGCCTTTTGCTGTTGAACTGGTGAATCCTCACAGAGTTCATTTTACTTCACAAGAAATTAAGGAACTTCAGCAG AAAATTAATAAGTCATCTAATAAAATCCAAGTGCGTGACCTGCAGCTTGTGACAAG agaggCAATAGGACATATGAAAGAAGGTGAAGAAGAAAAGACCAAGACCTACAGTGCCTTAATATGGATAAATAAAACAATCCAGAAGAAAGACATTGAATTCCTCGATAATATAAAG GACCTCAAGATTGATCAGAAAACACCACTCCGGGTCCTTCACCGCAGGCCCTTGGCTGTGAGAACTCGTGTCATTCACTCCATGGAGACACACTATGTGGATGAGCATCATTTTCGCCTCTTTCTCAAGACTCAAGCTGGGAC CTACATTAAGGAGTTTGTTCATGGAGACTTTGGGAGAACCAAGCCTAATATTGGCTCTCTGATGAGTGTGACTGCAGACATTCTTGAGCTGGATGTTGAG TCTGTGGATGTTGACTGGCCACCTGCTCTGGAAGACTAA